CGGTGCAACTGGCTTCTCGGCGGGTTTGGCCGGTTCAGCTGGCGGCGTGAGCGTAAAGCCGGAGGGCGGAGTGGCGGCAGGTTTGGGTAGTGTAGCGGGCGACGGCGGGGCCGTTGGCAAGCGCTCGGCAGTACTCAGGCGCAGCTGCTGACCAAGCGCCAGATTGTCGGAGGTGAGGTTGTTGAGGCGGCGCAGGTCTTCTACTTTCAGATTGTTATTGCGGGCCAAACTGTAGAGCGTATCGCCCTTTTTGACGGTGTATGCGCCCGCCGCGCCGAGCAGGAGCAGTGCCAGAGGAACGGTGAGCAGGGTGGCCTTCATCAGCCGAGCATAACGGCCTGAGATGAGCTTCACCCCTCATCAGGTGAGAGCCAGCTTAAGGCCGCTGGGCCGATGTCGAGCGCTGCGCTTCAACTTTCCAGCGTTAAAGTGACTGGGCCATCGTTGACCAGTGAGACGCTCATGTGCGCTCCAAACACGCCTTCATCCACCTGCACACCCAGCGAGCGCAAGGCAGCATTGAACTCGGCGTACAGGGCTTTGCCTTGTTCCGGCGGCGCGGCTCCCAGAAAACTGGGGCGGTTGCCGCGTGAAGTATCGGCGAACAAAGTGAACTGCGAAATGCTCAGTATGCCGCCGCCTATGTCGGCCAGGGAGCGGTTCATTTTGCCGTTGTCGTCATTAAAAATTCGCAGCTTGACCAGTTTGGCGGCCAGTTGACGGGCCGTCTCGGGGGTGTCTTGAGGAGCGACGCCCAGCAGCACCAGCAGGCCCGCTCCGATTTGGCCAGTCACCGTGCCGTCTACTTCGCAGCTCGCCCCAGTGACCCGCTGAACCACGGCCCGCACGTTAGTTGTGCAGCCGTTCGCGCAGCGAGGTTACGGCGTTGCTCAGCACCTCGGCTTCGGTGAAGTCTAAATTGCCTCGCGTTTTTTCGGCCAACATGCTCAGGAGCTTTAAGGATCGGTCAGCGGTCTGTCGGGCACGGTCGGCCGCCAGCAGGCCGTCACGGTTGGCGCTGGCCGTGGCCGCGTTGATGTCGCCCAGCGCCGCCTCAGCAGTGGCCTGAAGCGAGTGAACGAGGCCGAGGAATTCAGGATTTGCCATGAGTGAATGGTAGCAAGGTGGACGTGGGCTGTGGGGAGAGCAGGCTCAGTCTTGTCCTGCTGGCGGAGTTTCCTGCAGGGCCTTCAGCAAACGGGTATTCAGTGCGGTGAGCGGCAGCCAAACGTAGGGCCAGCGCTCGGGTCACCGGAGACAATTCTGCGGTTTGCTCCAGTTTGGGCGGAAAAACCCGGGTCAGGCGGTTACTGATCTGTAAGATAGTACTTGTGCTTGAGAATCTGACCGAGTCGACGCTGACCAAGCTGCTCGCCGCCCTGATCCAAATAGATTCCACCAACCCTTCTTTAATCGCTGGCGGCGTGGGTGAAGCGCCGATTGCCCAGTTTGTGGAAGATTGGCTGACCCGGCGCGGGATAGAGGTGGAGCTCGATCAAGCCGCAGCAGGCCGCCCAAGTGTGGTGGCGCGGGTGCGTGGGCAAGGCGGGGGCCGCGCGCTGCTGCTCAATGCCCACTTGGACACGGTCGGCACGGCCAATATGCCGGACGCGCTGACACCCCGTATTCAAGACGGGCGGATGTACGGGCGCGGCAGCTACGACATGAAAAGTGGGCTGGCCGCCTGTCTGTTGGCGCTGCTGGACGCCCAGTCGGCCAACTTACGCGGCGACGTGATTTTGACGGCGGTGGCCGACGAGGAACACGCCAGCATCGGCACCAGCTCGGTGCTGCGGCGGTTAAGTGCCGACGCCGCCATTGTCACCGAACCCACCAGCTTGAAGCTGTGCGTGGCCCATAAGGGCTTTACTTGGCACCAAATCAAAACCTTTGGCGTGGCCGCGCACGGGTCAAGGCCCGATCTGGGCAGCGACGCCGTCGCCCAGATGGGCAGGGTGCTGGGCAAACTGGAAGCCTTGCAAACTGAGCTGGAACGCCGCCCCGCTCATCCACTCTTGGGCCACGCCTCTGTTCACGCCTCGACCATTGCGGGCGGTCAAGAACTCTCCAGTTATCCAGCAGAATGCATCTTGAACTTGGAGCGCCGCACGCTGCCCGGTGAGACGGCGGAAGCCGTGAGCGCCGAGTGGGAGGGCATTTTGGCTGAACTCTCAAACTCCCCGGACTTCAAGGCCGAGCACCGACTCCTGCTTGCCCGTTCAGCCTTCAGCGTGCCGGGTGACGCGCCCATCGTGCAAATACTTGAGACGCAGGCCGCACAGGTCTTGGGTCACGTGCCGGAGCAAATCGGCCTGAGTTTTTGGATGGACTCGGCGTTGATCGCTGGTGCGGGCATTCCCACCGTTATTTTCGGGCCACACGGCGGCGGAGCGCACTCGGCAGCCGAATGGGTAGACCTTGAGTCGGTGGAGCAGTGCAGGGCCATTTTGAGTGGGGTGGTGCGGGCGTTTTGTGGATAGGGGGTGTCCGCTTGACTCCCTTCTCCCCGTGTTTTTGCTGCCCATTTTGACTGCCCAAGCACAACCGCCCAATCACCCCAGAGGAATCCCATGATGCAACCCGCCGACGCCGCCCGCATCTTTGTCAATCCTCGGCCGCGAACCTTTGAAACCCCGGCTCAGACCGGCCTGAGCGACTTTCACCGCAAATTGCCGTTCTACGCGCCGACGCCGCTGGTCAGTGCGCCGTACGTGGCCGCTGTGCTGGGCGTGCGGCAGGTCTGGGTCAAGGATGAATCCAGCCGCCTGGGACTGCCTGCTTACAAGATTTTGGGTGCGGCTTGGGCCACCTACAGGGAACTCGAAACCCGCTTTGGCCCGTTCAAGCCGTGGGAAACGCTGACTGACTTGCGTGGGCAACTGCCGCCCGCGACTTTGGTGGCCGCCACCGACGGCAATCACGGCAGGGCAGTGGCCCGCATGGCGCACTGGCTGGGGCTGGGGGCGCAGATTCTGGTGCCGAGCGACATGGGAGCGGCCCGCCAAAATGCCATTCGCAGCGAAGGTGCGGGTGTAGAGGTCGTCGACGGTTCTTACGATCAAGCGGTCAGCGCCGCCGCCAAACTGGCAGATGACACCCACCTGGTCATCAGCGATACGGCCTGGGAAGGCTATCAGCGCGTACCGGCTTGGGTCATCGCGGGCTACGGCACGATTTTTGGCGAAATAGATCAGCAGCTCGCCGCGCTGGGAGCCGATCAGCCGAGCGCCGTGGCCGCGCAAATGGGCGTCGGTTCGCTGGCAGCGGCGGTCATTCAGCATTACCGCGCCGCCGAGAGCACCCACGTTCTGGGCGTAGAGCCGACGCAGGCCGATTGCGTGCTGCGCTCATTGGAGGCGGGCCAACTGGTCGAAGTGGCTGGCCCTCACCGCTCCATCATGGCGGGGCTGAACTGCGGCAACACTTCGCCGCTGGCGTGGCCGCTGCTGCAAGGTGGCCTCAGCGCGTCGGTGGCGGTGCCGGACGAACGGGCCGAAGAAGCCATGCGCCTGCTTGCCGCCAGCGGTGTCGTGTCGGGCGAAAGCGGCGCAGCAGGCCTAGCTGGTTTCCTAGAACTGCTGAGCGGGCGTCACCCCGCTGCGGCGGTGGCCCTCGGCCTGACCCAAGACAGCAGTCTGCTCATCATTTCCACCGAGGGCGCGACCGATCCCGAAACGTACTGGCGGATCGTGGGCTAAGTAGAACAACGTTTATCTTTAGATAAACCGAGCAAAGCGGGCAGGCCCAATAGGTGCCGTTCTGCCCAAGACGCGAGAAGGTGGAAAAGTACGGCCAGATGGGAGTGGAGGGATGGAGCGTTTTTGGCGGAATCCCAAAACGGTAATCTGGCCGTACTTAGAATTTATACCGAAACCAATTCCCGCTTCTGCCGCTTGGCGACTTCACTTCTGACCAGCGGCGCGACCTGTGTGCCGTACAACTCAATCGCCTTCATGATCTGGGCGTGGGGAAGCGTGCCGACACTCATCTGAAGCAAAAAGCGGTTGTGGTCAAAGATCTCGTGCTGATACAAAATCTTCTCGGCCACCTGTTCGGGGTCGCCCACGAAGTACGCGCCGCGCAGGGTGCTGGAAGCGTCGTATTGCTGGCGGGTCATCTTGCTCCAGCCGCGCTCCTTGCCGATGGCGTACATGGCGGCGGCGTGCGCCGGAAAAGACTCGTCACGGGCGGCCTGCGAGGTTGCAGCAATGTAGCCGTGCGAGTTGATGCCCAGCTTGAGTGCGGCAGGGTCGCGCCCGGCCTGCGCCGCCGAATCGCGGTAGAGGTCGGTGAAGCCTTTAAACTGCTCGGGCATTCCGCCGATGATCGCCAAGGCCAGCGGAAGGCCGAGTTGCCCGGCTCGCACTGCTGAAGCGGGGGTGCCGCCTACGGCCAACCAGATCGGCAATTCATCTTGCATTGGGCGCGGATAAATGCCCACATTCACCAGCGCCGGGCGGTATTTCCCCGACCAGGAAATGCGCTCGGAGTCACGCAGCTCAAGCAGCAAGTCCAGCTTCTCGGCAAACAGTTCATCGTAATCGCGGGGCATTCCGCCAATGAAAATGGGGAACGACTCGGAAAAGCTGCCGCGCCCGGCCATGATTTCGGCGCGGCCACCCGAGATCAAATCCAGCGTGGCAAAGGCCTGAAACACCCGCACCGGGTCTTCGGTGCCCAGCACGGTCACGGCGCTGGTCAGCCGGATCGTTTTGGTTCGGGCCGCTGCTGCCGCCAGCACCACCGCCGGAGTGGACACCAGATAATCGGCGCGGTGGTGCTCGCCGATGCCGTAGACGTCCAAGCCCACTTGATCGGCCAGCTCGATTTCTTCCAGCAAATCGCGGACGCGCTGCTGCGGACTGACGGTCAGGCCCGTCTGGGTGTCGGGCGTGCGCTCGCCGAAGCTGTAGAGGCCGAGTTCAAAGGGAATTGGAGTGGAATCAGACATGGGTATGGCCTCCGGAGCCTAAGATATAGGTTGTTATATACATCAGTTTAACAAATAAACTGGAAACAAGCAAGCCCCACCAGACCAGCAAAACGGCAGCTACCGCTAAGGGCGCTGCCGTGTCCGTTGGTAAAAGCTGAGAGTTAAGTACGGTCAAACTGGCTGAGCACCTGCTCGGTGCGGGCGTTTTTGACGCGGTTGACGAGGCGCTCATATTCGTGGCGGTCGCGCAAGCTCTTGGAGAGTGTCAGGGTGCTGGCCGTCAGAAAGAGGGTGCCCATGTAGAGGTAGCCGCGAATCCACCAATCCACCGGCAAGAAGTAAATACCGATCAGCATCAGCGTCATGCTGGTGACAAAACCGATCCAGATAAACGACATCCAAGACGAAGAATCACCTAATACGTCGGGGTTGGTGTGGGCTGCACTCATAGAAAACCTCGTTGGGGAAAAGCGCTTGATGAACGGAGTTGGAAGAGAAGGCGCGAAAGGGCGAATGTCCCTGCCCTCTTACCTTACACTGACACTCTGTCAAATGACAATATGTCAGAGGAAAGTGAACAAAGGCTCAAAGGCATTCTTAGACTCAGTTCATTTTTCGGTTTCTCTCCCGCGCTGGGCAGCTAGAACAGCGTTTCTTGGCCTGACTCTGCTCTCAAGTCGCCCAATCCCTGCGGCGTTTTGCCGTCCAGCACGGACCGCACTTCTTTGATGTCTTGCCAGGTCAAGCTCTTGGG
The window above is part of the Deinococcus detaillensis genome. Proteins encoded here:
- a CDS encoding DUF1844 domain-containing protein, whose protein sequence is MANPEFLGLVHSLQATAEAALGDINAATASANRDGLLAADRARQTADRSLKLLSMLAEKTRGNLDFTEAEVLSNAVTSLRERLHN
- a CDS encoding LLM class flavin-dependent oxidoreductase; protein product: MSDSTPIPFELGLYSFGERTPDTQTGLTVSPQQRVRDLLEEIELADQVGLDVYGIGEHHRADYLVSTPAVVLAAAAARTKTIRLTSAVTVLGTEDPVRVFQAFATLDLISGGRAEIMAGRGSFSESFPIFIGGMPRDYDELFAEKLDLLLELRDSERISWSGKYRPALVNVGIYPRPMQDELPIWLAVGGTPASAVRAGQLGLPLALAIIGGMPEQFKGFTDLYRDSAAQAGRDPAALKLGINSHGYIAATSQAARDESFPAHAAAMYAIGKERGWSKMTRQQYDASSTLRGAYFVGDPEQVAEKILYQHEIFDHNRFLLQMSVGTLPHAQIMKAIELYGTQVAPLVRSEVAKRQKRELVSV
- a CDS encoding ArgE/DapE family deacylase — translated: MLENLTESTLTKLLAALIQIDSTNPSLIAGGVGEAPIAQFVEDWLTRRGIEVELDQAAAGRPSVVARVRGQGGGRALLLNAHLDTVGTANMPDALTPRIQDGRMYGRGSYDMKSGLAACLLALLDAQSANLRGDVILTAVADEEHASIGTSSVLRRLSADAAIVTEPTSLKLCVAHKGFTWHQIKTFGVAAHGSRPDLGSDAVAQMGRVLGKLEALQTELERRPAHPLLGHASVHASTIAGGQELSSYPAECILNLERRTLPGETAEAVSAEWEGILAELSNSPDFKAEHRLLLARSAFSVPGDAPIVQILETQAAQVLGHVPEQIGLSFWMDSALIAGAGIPTVIFGPHGGGAHSAAEWVDLESVEQCRAILSGVVRAFCG
- a CDS encoding diaminopropionate ammonia-lyase → MMQPADAARIFVNPRPRTFETPAQTGLSDFHRKLPFYAPTPLVSAPYVAAVLGVRQVWVKDESSRLGLPAYKILGAAWATYRELETRFGPFKPWETLTDLRGQLPPATLVAATDGNHGRAVARMAHWLGLGAQILVPSDMGAARQNAIRSEGAGVEVVDGSYDQAVSAAAKLADDTHLVISDTAWEGYQRVPAWVIAGYGTIFGEIDQQLAALGADQPSAVAAQMGVGSLAAAVIQHYRAAESTHVLGVEPTQADCVLRSLEAGQLVEVAGPHRSIMAGLNCGNTSPLAWPLLQGGLSASVAVPDERAEEAMRLLAASGVVSGESGAAGLAGFLELLSGRHPAAAVALGLTQDSSLLIISTEGATDPETYWRIVG
- the dtd gene encoding D-aminoacyl-tRNA deacylase; the protein is MRAVVQRVTGASCEVDGTVTGQIGAGLLVLLGVAPQDTPETARQLAAKLVKLRIFNDDNGKMNRSLADIGGGILSISQFTLFADTSRGNRPSFLGAAPPEQGKALYAEFNAALRSLGVQVDEGVFGAHMSVSLVNDGPVTLTLES
- a CDS encoding YiaA/YiaB family inner membrane protein; this encodes MSAAHTNPDVLGDSSSWMSFIWIGFVTSMTLMLIGIYFLPVDWWIRGYLYMGTLFLTASTLTLSKSLRDRHEYERLVNRVKNARTEQVLSQFDRT